The following proteins come from a genomic window of Sphaerisporangium rubeum:
- a CDS encoding TRAM domain-containing protein — MPIELDVERVANGGWCVARHEGRVVFVRHALPGERVLAEVTDETTRFLRADAVEIIRASPDRVTPPCPFAGPGRCGGCDWQHATLDAQRRLKAEVLAEQLQRLAGLDMKIEVEEVPGARDGLGWRTRVQFAVGKDGVPGLRRHRSHEIEPVDACLIAHPEVERLGVERADWPGATAVEAIVTSTRDRAVVVTPQPRRRVAVPDLGAEASVLVDEGHGHVRAARGRTALTEHVGTRDYRVTGSGFWQVHPGAPAVLLDAVTEYAAASPGNWALDLYCGAGLFTATLAEAVGPQGAVLGIESDPQAVQDARHNLRDLPQARVERGRVEVALDRLGVERADIVIADPPRTGLGKDVVTRVTTLDPARIVYVSCDPATLARDLAWFAPLGYPTVDIRAFDAFPMTHHVEIVALLVKDTA; from the coding sequence GTGCCGATCGAGCTCGATGTGGAACGGGTCGCCAACGGCGGATGGTGTGTCGCCAGGCACGAGGGCCGGGTGGTCTTCGTGCGCCACGCGCTGCCGGGAGAACGCGTCCTCGCCGAGGTCACCGACGAGACCACGAGGTTCCTCCGGGCCGACGCCGTGGAGATCATCCGCGCCTCACCCGACCGCGTCACCCCGCCGTGCCCCTTCGCCGGCCCCGGCCGCTGCGGCGGCTGCGACTGGCAGCACGCCACCCTGGACGCACAGCGCCGCCTCAAGGCCGAGGTCCTCGCCGAGCAGCTCCAGCGCCTCGCCGGCCTCGACATGAAGATCGAGGTCGAGGAGGTCCCCGGCGCACGCGACGGCCTCGGCTGGCGCACCCGTGTCCAGTTCGCGGTGGGCAAGGACGGCGTCCCCGGCCTGCGCCGCCACCGCTCCCACGAGATCGAGCCCGTGGACGCCTGCCTCATCGCGCACCCCGAGGTGGAACGCCTCGGCGTGGAACGCGCCGACTGGCCCGGCGCCACCGCCGTGGAGGCCATAGTCACCTCGACGCGCGACCGCGCCGTGGTGGTCACCCCCCAGCCCCGCCGCCGCGTAGCCGTCCCCGACCTGGGAGCCGAAGCCTCCGTCCTGGTCGACGAAGGCCACGGCCACGTCCGCGCCGCACGGGGCCGCACCGCTCTCACCGAACACGTGGGCACCCGCGACTACCGCGTGACCGGCAGCGGCTTCTGGCAGGTCCATCCCGGAGCCCCCGCCGTCCTCCTCGACGCCGTCACCGAATACGCCGCCGCCTCCCCCGGCAACTGGGCTCTGGACCTCTACTGCGGCGCCGGCCTCTTCACCGCCACCCTCGCCGAAGCCGTAGGCCCCCAAGGCGCCGTCCTAGGCATAGAATCCGACCCCCAGGCCGTCCAGGACGCTCGCCACAACCTCCGCGACCTCCCCCAGGCCCGAGTGGAACGCGGCCGCGTGGAAGTGGCCCTCGACCGCCTAGGCGTAGAACGCGCCGACATCGTCATCGCCGACCCACCTCGAACCGGCCTCGGCAAAGACGTGGTCACCAGAGTCACCACCCTCGACCCGGCCAGAATCGTCTACGTCTCCTGCGACCCCGCCACCCTGGCCCGCGACCTCGCCTGGTTCGCCCCCCTCGGCTACCCCACGGTAGACATCCGCGCCTTCGACGCCTTCCCGATGACCCACCACGTCGAAATCGTCGCCCTACTGGTCAAGGACACGGCATAG